aaatatgtCTCACCTTGAGATAGAAAACTCGAGATTGAGAGACAGGAAATCAACCACACACCCACCCAACAACAATTCTCCAACAGATAATGACAAGGATGGATCTGTGTCATTGAAGTATCCAATGCTGACTAGGAGCAATTATGCAGCATGGGCCATCAAGATGGTGGTGTTCATGATGGCTCAAAGGGTATGGGAGGCTGTGGAGGCTATAGGACCTGTTGAAACCAGGAAGGATAAGATGGCTCTTACGGCCCTTTATCAAGGCATAAGTGAAGATACTCTACTTCAGTTAGGTGCCAAGAAGACTGCCAAGGAAGCATAGAACATGCTAAAGACCATGAACCTTGGAGCCGAGAGGGTAAAGGAAGTCATAACTCAATCATTATGGAGAGAGTTTGAAGCCATGAAGATGAGTGGTGGAGACAATATTGATGATTTTACTGGAAAGCTTCAGATTGTTATCAACAAGCTAAGAGGGCTAGGCAACACTGTGGAAGAAGAACTGGTGGTGAAGAAGTTGTTGAGATCAACTTCATCAAAGTTCTTACAGATTGCATCCACAATTGAGGAGTTTGGTGATCTGAAAACCAAGACCACATATGAGGTTATTGGATCACTCAAAGCTCATGAAGAGAGGATGCAAGGACATGGAGTCAAGGGAGATAAAACTGTTCTTCTTACCAGAGCAGAATGGAAGGCAAGAGAAGACAGCAAGTCTCAAAAGAAGAACTCCAGGGATCAAGGAAACAACAGCCGTGGAAGAGGCAGAGGAAGTGGTGGTTCTCAAAGGAAGGAGAAAGAACCTCAACAGAAAAGGAAGTTTGACAAGTCAAAGATCAAATGCTATGACTGCAGGAAGATGGGTCATTTTGCCTCTAAGTGCTCATCAAAGGAGAAAGATGAGCAGGCAAACTTGACAGAGAAAGATGATGAGCCTGCACTGCTAATGATTGAGACTTGTGAATTTACAAAATCACAAGCCTCATAGAATAAAGTAACTAAGCAGACTACAAGTGGAGGAGCCAACAAGGAGTCAAGTTGGTACTTTGACACTGGAGCAAGCAACCACATGACAGGTGACAGAAGTTGCTTTACAGACATTGATCAATCCATTAGTGGTAAGGTCAGGTTTGGAGATGGCTCAGTTATTGATATACATGGGCTAGGGCCAGTGTTGTTCCAATGCAAAAATGGAGTGCACCTAACTTTGTCTAATATGTACTATATACTAAGATTTAAGAGCAACATCATAAGCCTTGGGCAACTTGATGAAGCTGGCAGCAAAGTTATCATAGAGGAAGGTGCCTTGAGGGTATATGACAGCAAAAACAGACTCATAATCAAGGTGAAAAGGCAGCACAACAAGCTCTTCATTGCAAACCTGGAGATAGCTTAGAAAATCTGTTTAGTGGCAAGCTTAACAGAGAAGGCTTGGCTATGGCATGCCAGGTATGGTCATCTGAACTTTCAAGCTTTGAGAAGGCTAACAAGTCAAAAGATGGTGGAGGGAATGCCATAAATTGCTCAAGTAAACCAAGTCTGTGATGGATGTATGATAGGGAAGCAACATAGAACTGCATTCCCACAGAAAGCAGTGTTCAGGGCAACACAGAAACTTGAATTGGTCCATGGAGACTTGTGTGGACCAATTACACCAGCTACACCAGGAGGTAACAAGTACTTCCTACTTCTTGTTGATGATTATTCACGTTTTATGTGGGTAACACTACTGAAAGACAAGAGTGAggcttttaagaaatttaaaagtcTAGTGGAGAATGAAGTTGCAGGAAAGCTAAAGTGTTTCAGAACAGATCGAGGGGGAGAGTTCACTTCTCTTGAGTTCAAGAAATTCTATGATGATGAAGGAGTGAAGAGACACCTCACAGCACCATATTCTcctcaacaaaatggagttgtTGAGATGAGAAACCAGGCTATCATGAAGATGGCAAGAAGCATCATGAAAACCAAGCAGGTGCCAGCTAAGTTCTAGGGTGAGGCAGTGAAAACTTCAGTGTACACTCTGAATTGAGCTCCAACAAAAAGTGTAGAAAAAATGACACCCTATCAAGCATGGCATGGGAAGGCTCCAAATGTACAACATCTGCGTGTATTTGGGTGTCTTGCCCATGCCAAAGTGGTGTCACCTCATCTTACCAAGCTGGAAGACAGAAGCATCAAGACTGTTATGCTTGGTTATGAGGATGGGTCCAAGGCTTACAGATTACTGGATccaatcaaagaaagagtCATAGTGAGCAGGGATGTTGTATTTGAGGCAGAGAAAAGTTGGTCATGGTTGGATGATCAAGGAGCAGAAAAGACAAATTTTGGTGGGACTTTCACAGTCCAAGTAAGCCAAAAAGAACATAGAGGGAGAGATGCAGATCAAGTGCCAAGTTTCCATGAGGAAAATGAAGCTGTAACTCCTCCTCAAATTGCTCAAAGTTTCTTCTCAAAGCACACCAAGGACAAGCTCTAGTTCAAGCTCGAGTGAAGGGCACCAGAACTTCAGATCTCTGTAGGAAATCTATGATGCAACTAGGGAAATAGATGAAGAAGCAGGACTATGCTTCTTGTCTATTGAAGAACCCTCTACCTATACAGAAGCTGCTAAGAAAGAACTGGAGAGAAGCTATGGAATTGGAGATTGGTTCCATACAGAAAAATAGGACCTGGGAGCTATCTGACTTGCCAAAGAATCACAAGGCCATTGGTTTGAAGTGGGTTTTCAAGTTGAAGAAAGATCTAAAAGGGAAGATAATCAAGCACAAGGCTAGATTAGTTGCAAAGGGATATGTGTAGAAATATGGAGTTAACTATAAGGAAGTGTTTGCTCCAGTAGCAAGGCTGGAAACAGTGAGGACTCTACTTGCATATTCTGCACAAAGAAAGTGGGATTCCATCATATGGACGTTAAAATGGCTTTCTTAAATGGAGAGCTAAAGGAAGAAGTGTATGTAGCACAACCAGAGGGGTTTGTAGATGAAGGCAATCCAAGCAAAGTGCTGAAGCTACATAAAGCCCTGTATGGGTTAAAACAGGCACCAATAGCTTGGAATGAGAAGCTGGATGAGTGTCTAAAGTCTCTGAGTTTCAAAAGATGTCCAATTAAGCATGCTCTGTACATAAAGAAGACAGGAGAAGATGTCACAATTGTGGGAGTGTATGTGGATGATCTCATCCTCACTGGCTCAAGTGCAGAACTCATCAAGAAATTCAAACAGAAAATGATGcagaaatttgagatgagtGATCTGGGGCTCCTGAGTTACTACTTAGGGATAAGGTGAAGCAAAATGGAGAAGCCATAACACTGTGCCAGTCAGGCTATGCAAGAAAAATTCTTGAGAAAATGGGAATGATAGATTGCAACACTTGTCATATCCTATGGAGCCAAGGTGCAAACTGAGCAAGTATGATTGAGAGCCATCAATGGATGCAAACACGTACAGGAGTATTATTGGAAGCTTGAGATATCTAGTAAACACTCGCCCAGATCTTGCTTATTCAGTTGGAGTTGTAAGCAGATACATGGAGGCTCCAACCATTGCACACATGAGTGCTGTCAAGCAGATTATGAGATATGTAAGAGGAACACTTGATGTGGGATGTGTGTACATGAAAGACCAAGCAAATGAAGATTTGGTTGGTTACAACGACAGTGACCTTGCAGGGGACACTGATGACAGGAAGAGCACAACTGGTGTGATGTTCTTCCTTGGAGAAAGTCCTATCACTTGGGTGTCACAGAAGCAGAGAATTGTGGCACTCTCATCATGTGAAACTGAGTACATTGTAGCAACAGGGAGTGCTTGTCAAGGGATTTGGCTCACAAGGCTGATGGAAAGCTTAATAGGAGATAGACAAGTGAAGCCAATACTGAAAGTTGATAACAAGTCTGCAATTGCCTTGGCTAAGAATCCAGTTCACCATGAAAGGAGTAAACACATTGATACAATGTATCATTTCATTTGTGAATGTATTGAGAATGGTGATGTCAAGCTGGAGTATACTAAGACAGAAACTCAACTAGTTGATATCCTGACAAAGCCACTTGGAAGACAGAGATTCTTTGAGCTGAAGGATAAGATTGGTGTGAGCATCATCAAAGGTAAACAAGTTTAAGGGAGTGAATGTGAACGTTATGTTTAAACTTGTTCTAGAGTCAATTCAGTTAGTTTGTTGCTGGTCTTTAGGAGATAGTTATTTAGAAGTCTATTTTTATGCAAAATAAACCATGTGATGAGGGATTGATTTAGTCATCCATAATACACGTTGTCAGGGGTTTCTTAGTTGCTGAATTTGTGTAACAAACTCCACTCCCAAGTTGTATAAGTATTAGGTGGagttgaattttttattattttatttttttctagatGTACTTTTGTTCCTCGTATTGAATGCATAAAGAATTTGCTTCAAACACTTATAACTTGTGCCTTTTGTTCCTCGTATTGAATGCAGAAAGAATTTGCTTCAAACACTTATAACTTGTgcctttaatattttttctgttttgtgAGTTCTTGAGTAATAGAAACGTTGCTTTATCCAACAGTGTCAATCTCTGTTGGGTCCGTAAATGGAGCGACAAAAGGTCATTGTCCCTTTTCTCCATTCATATCTTTTCCAGTCAGGTTCCTTGCTGACATAATGAACATGTCCGAGACTGCGTGGAAAGgtgatataatttttatattttctttttcttaatgcCTCATCTCCTTGTATTTTCAGGAGCAATGGTTCAGTTAACAAAGAACCTGGCATGTGAGCGGCCAAAGGACAATATAAGGATCAACAGTGTTGTACCCTGGTTTATTATAACACCTATCAATGATTATGTAACAATTAATCTTTTCATAGAACAACTTGTGCTTGCGAGTTAGTCAATGCAGCAAGCATGTTGCTAATGCGtggcattttttttctttttgatcaTCTATTGCAGTTATTCACTGATGATAAATTTGCAGAGGCTGTAAAAGCTCGAACCCCAATGGGAAGAACAGGAGAACTAAGGTAGGTTTCTGCATTGGTAGCATTCTTATCCCTCCCGGCAGCATCTTACACAACTGGCCagactatttttgttgatggAGGGGCTACAGTTAATGGCTTCATGTTCCCTTGAACATCTCTGAGGAAACATCACCTCTTCGTACTCTAGTACAAGAAATGAGCTTTCTCAGATTGCTCTGACAGAAGTTGATgtattaagaagaaaaaacattaCAATAGTCTTTGGCTGTCAAATCTCACAACTACTCTTGAAATTATAATACTtaagtaattataaatataataactcaTTACATTATAATTATACAGTAACtaattaagtcattaatttGTTTGGCCTATGCTATTacttcaataatttttatttttatttttataaatatttagttaattattataatactatTTATGTAACCATTTCCATtgatattgaaatttaaatcgTATTGGGTAATCAGTTGCTTGGGCAGCCCAGTCAATATTGGGTCAACGGCTTGATTTCTTTCAAGTTCCCTGTACTGTCATGGAGTCGGTCTCTTTATCTGTTTGAGAAAGAGggatgaaataatattaatctgCAAGCTTTGGAGAGAGTGAAGGTCTTATGAAAAACACTGAGTTAGaattacaaattaaaggtGAAAGTTATGAGTGGTGAGACCCACGTTGCTGGCTGAGATTAAAGGCTACTCAGCATTGATGTGAATTCTACGTAGACTGTTGTCTGCCATTTGTGCAAAGTATAACTGAATTCTCAATTGGTATACACGGGCCTCTTTTAGCCTTGTAGTCATTTGCCTCCTTTTTTGACTTTGAAATGTCTACTGTATTTGGTGCTCTAACGTGAATAAATAATCACTGAAAATGAAATActtttcttgaatttcttgGCAGTCCTGGCACTGTATATACTCCACCAAGCAAACccagaaaaagagagagagagaaagagagagagagaatggaGAGCAGCAGAAAGGATAGCAGATGGTCTCTTGAAGGAATGACAGCTCTTGTTACTGGTGGAACCAAAGGAATTGGGTAccttttcctcttcttcttctttttttcttaatcttttatcattatttgttgttgtttctATAGTTGCTAATAAACCATAGGATTTGATTGATtagtaataaaaagaatttctataaTACCTTTAATATTATTGGTTTCTTTAGTGAAATTCTGGGGGTTAGTTTTACCAAAGCTAATTAGATGAGGATTCACAAATattaagaaggaaaaagatgAATGGGGTAAGTTCAAAGTTGAAAAGTTTTCTTCAGGAATCtggaaaatttaattgatgaGATTGTTCCATGTACTGATTCACTCCATAATTGTGTatggaaaggaaaaagaatatgGTAGTCATATGTTGTTGTTGGGATATTTAGGCATGCTATTGTGGAGGAATTGGCAGGATTAGGGGCAGAAGTGTACACATGTTCTCGCAATGAAGTTCAGCTTAACGAATGCATACATAAATGGAAAGCTAAGGGTTTCAAAGTCACAGGTTCAGTATGTGATGTATCCTCCAGAGCCAACAGAGAGGACCTGATGAACAGAATATCTTCTCTGTTCAATAGGAAGCTTAACATCCTTGTGAGTCCCCCTTCTTCCATTTGTTTTAGCTTGCATTTGTTTTCCATTTTTGGATGCAAatcaaaaaattcttaaaatgtAGGAGGTCAGGGTCCTTAAACCCGGACCTCCTAGGCTACGAGGAAGACACCCGACTATCGAATCGATCCGAAAGTTCCAACTCTTATAGATGTTgagattattaaatttctgGGTTCAGATAAACAATGTCGGAACGAACATTGGAAAACCGACGGTGAAGTATACAGCTGAGGACTTCTCATATCTAGTGAACACCAATTTCGAATCTGCTTACCATTTGTCGCAACTTGCACAACCTCTTCTTAAAGGTTCAGGGGCAGGAAGTATTGTCTTTATGTCTTCTGTTAGTGGAGTATTATCAGTCAATGTCGGCACCATATATGGAGCTACCAAAGGTAATCTGCTTTAGAGAAAAATCTGTTTCTAGTGCACCCTTTTTGGTTTAGGAAATTTGATGGACAAGAATTTGCTTTCTGCTTCTTTGCAGCTGCAATGAACCAGCTCACTAAGAATCTGGCATGTGAATGGGCAAAAGATAATATAAGGACTAATTGTGTTGCACCTTGGTTCATCAGAACTCCTCTTACTGAACAAGTAAAATCCTTTACACTGCTTGAGGCCATGTGTTAGATTTTTGGTGAACCCGAATTCGCATAGTGGATCAACCATGCTGCATATGCATACCTTTGTTATGTTCATCCTACAAATAgcagaaattataattttcgTAAGatgcattaatttttttttgggcTTGTAGGATCTTAATCATGAAAGATTCTCCAACTCCATTGCCGCCCGAACTCCGATGGGAAGGGTTGGAGAGGCAGAGGAGGTGTCTTCCTTGGTGGCATTTCTGTGTCTACCTGCAGCCTCATACATCACAGGGCAGACCATTTGTGTTGATGGAGGGATGACAGTGAATGGGTTCTTCTTCCCAACAACTGAACTTTGAAACCAGAAACAATCAGTCAAAGTTCCAAACAGTTCAAATTGATTGGCTCACATTCCAGAATTGTTCAACTCTAATAAAAAGACAACCTTTAGTTGGAAATTTGTAAAAGGGTTTGCTTCAGACAAATCATGAAGGATCATTAAACcaattttaagaaaacaataatgGTAATTGCTTTAGACTGATCATGAAGAATGGTATGTTATAATGAACGTAGGGAAACTTGCCAAAGTATTGGACTGCAAGATATTTGTTTCTGATGGTATTGAGACACGTAAGAGTAAGCTGGGAAGAGTTGTCCCTACTCCATTGTTGGACCAGTCGAAGTGCATGATTAATACAGAATCTGGGACATAGATTGTATGCAATTCTCCATTGAACATCTGTCCAGTTTAGATTAGGGTTATCTTCCTCCccctaaaaattaatttcttctagccgcatctcttttctttctcttaaattttgttctagtttttatttatttattttagtccATTTATGATTACTTTTAAATTGATAGTCattcttttactattaattaatttatatatatactaaaatatattatttaactaattatatagttaattattacataagtgttaaattctctttttataaaaattttatattttttattataaaaattcctaatttttctctattaggataaaaaaatacttaaacaGATTTATTACAAGTacttatagaatttatttttataggtatgatttatttttaaaatttatttttttgcccatataaattatattaaaatagttcgtagttattttttatttatttacataataaatttaaattatatttgtaaaataccTTTAAATATAATCAGTAAAtactaattttgttttgattctatatgtaattaatttaattttttaattttaatagtattaaaGAGTGATTAGTCTAGTTctaattatatcaaaattttatatatttttttaattttataaaaaattaaaaattattatatatcatattatatatttatgatggagttcaaataaattaataaaaaattttataaaaattgatgacaaaaaatcagaaaaaatatatgatacttttaattttgttgatatattaatttatatattaattataattaatgattCGATCGTagaattatttactatttaatatttttttgttaatattttactccttttataaaatttcaaaattcatcttttctctatttttactaccttttcagaaaaataaaaatttctatttct
The Ricinus communis isolate WT05 ecotype wild-type chromosome 1, ASM1957865v1, whole genome shotgun sequence DNA segment above includes these coding regions:
- the LOC8284101 gene encoding tropinone reductase homolog At2g29170 isoform X1 yields the protein MVTPRKLDLGAMVQLTKNLACERPKDNIRINSVVPWFIITPINDYLFTDDKFAEAVKARTPMGRTGELSPGTVYTPPSKPRKREREKERERMESSRKDSRWSLEGMTALVTGGTKGIGHAIVEELAGLGAEVYTCSRNEVQLNECIHKWKAKGFKVTGSVCDVSSRANREDLMNRISSLFNRKLNILINNVGTNIGKPTVKYTAEDFSYLVNTNFESAYHLSQLAQPLLKGSGAGSIVFMSSVSGVLSVNVGTIYGATKAAMNQLTKNLACEWAKDNIRTNCVAPWFIRTPLTEQDLNHERFSNSIAARTPMGRVGEAEEVSSLVAFLCLPAASYITGQTICVDGGMTVNGFFFPTTEL
- the LOC8284101 gene encoding tropinone reductase homolog At2g29170 isoform X2, with protein sequence MVQLTKNLACERPKDNIRINSVVPWFIITPINDYLFTDDKFAEAVKARTPMGRTGELSPGTVYTPPSKPRKREREKERERMESSRKDSRWSLEGMTALVTGGTKGIGHAIVEELAGLGAEVYTCSRNEVQLNECIHKWKAKGFKVTGSVCDVSSRANREDLMNRISSLFNRKLNILINNVGTNIGKPTVKYTAEDFSYLVNTNFESAYHLSQLAQPLLKGSGAGSIVFMSSVSGVLSVNVGTIYGATKAAMNQLTKNLACEWAKDNIRTNCVAPWFIRTPLTEQDLNHERFSNSIAARTPMGRVGEAEEVSSLVAFLCLPAASYITGQTICVDGGMTVNGFFFPTTEL
- the LOC8284101 gene encoding tropinone reductase homolog At2g29360 isoform X3 — translated: MESSRKDSRWSLEGMTALVTGGTKGIGHAIVEELAGLGAEVYTCSRNEVQLNECIHKWKAKGFKVTGSVCDVSSRANREDLMNRISSLFNRKLNILINNVGTNIGKPTVKYTAEDFSYLVNTNFESAYHLSQLAQPLLKGSGAGSIVFMSSVSGVLSVNVGTIYGATKAAMNQLTKNLACEWAKDNIRTNCVAPWFIRTPLTEQDLNHERFSNSIAARTPMGRVGEAEEVSSLVAFLCLPAASYITGQTICVDGGMTVNGFFFPTTEL